One window of the Wolbachia endosymbiont of Encarsia formosa genome contains the following:
- a CDS encoding methyltransferase domain-containing protein, with translation MKSNLSLIKNFALNCISKLTCLLNIKKVKNFIMDRYNNLHKETIVLLEKSKNLLNTNIEIGLYHFYKGNISDAKLRFWLISIFYPNLPIIWYNIGRCHFAVGNTNKAYNYLTKTLKLDSSHKEASYYLKKITNTSYIVELPKNLIKQYFDYTGEYFVEHWLIAKQYRGHELIHMIITKVFNNSTSELNILDLGCGTGICGHFLKISNIRSRITGVDISNRMLNIARGCFIKGKPVYDELIHTEMKEFLKQEKNQQYDVIIFAEVLHYLHDFLAELELAKGLTNKKGIIVCLVRRKESKGIDFVKKGDYFRHSEDYIQHVAKETNMQISQMSYCKIYGSQVDGILFALQYPQKNLTT, from the coding sequence ATGAAAAGTAATCTATCTCTTATAAAAAACTTTGCTTTAAATTGTATATCTAAGCTTACTTGCTTATTAAACATTAAAAAAGTAAAAAATTTCATTATGGATAGATACAATAATCTCCATAAAGAAACTATAGTGCTTCTTGAAAAATCTAAAAACCTGTTAAATACCAACATTGAAATCGGGTTATATCACTTCTATAAAGGTAATATATCAGATGCAAAGTTAAGATTTTGGTTAATTAGCATATTCTACCCCAATTTACCTATAATCTGGTATAATATTGGAAGATGTCATTTTGCAGTAGGAAATACTAATAAAGCTTATAATTATTTAACAAAGACGTTAAAATTAGATAGTAGTCACAAAGAAGCTTCTTACTACTTAAAAAAAATAACAAACACATCATATATCGTAGAATTGCCTAAAAATCTCATAAAGCAATATTTTGATTACACAGGTGAATATTTTGTTGAGCATTGGCTAATTGCCAAACAATACAGAGGGCATGAACTCATACACATGATAATTACAAAAGTCTTTAACAACTCCACTTCTGAACTGAATATACTCGACCTTGGTTGCGGTACTGGAATATGTGGTCACTTCCTAAAAATAAGTAATATTAGAAGTCGCATAACAGGAGTTGACATCTCAAATAGAATGCTCAATATTGCAAGAGGATGCTTTATAAAAGGTAAACCTGTTTACGATGAGTTAATACATACAGAAATGAAAGAATTTCTTAAACAAGAGAAGAATCAGCAATATGATGTAATTATCTTTGCTGAAGTGCTACACTATCTACATGATTTTCTAGCAGAATTGGAACTAGCAAAAGGATTGACAAACAAAAAAGGGATTATTGTATGTTTAGTAAGAAGAAAGGAAAGTAAAGGTATTGACTTTGTAAAGAAAGGAGATTATTTTCGTCACTCAGAAGATTATATTCAGCATGTTGCAAAAGAAACAAATATGCAAATAAGTCAAATGAGTTACTGTAAAATATATGGCAGCCAAGTTGATGGTATCTTGTTTGCATTACAGTATCCACAAAAAAATTTAACAACTTAA
- the pstC gene encoding phosphate ABC transporter permease subunit PstC has translation MNLIIGVPVLLILLFCLSRFQAVSKVKSYIYLSCIWMLACLLPLYGGYFIISISIALLFFMLIFIFKDKRNKMVKFLLFMALTISLFITLFIMLSIFIQSISFFNKVAISEFLFCLKWKHNVAIIGEGEVGCFGIAPLLVGTLLITIVAMLVAVPLGLFSAIYISEYASEKVRYVINTALQVLSAIPTVVYGYFSVVFLSFFIKQVANFFNLSIHSESALIAGLSIGIMILPFIISLLEDAIRSVPKSLRYGFMALGATPAETIWHITIPYAIPTILSAVLLSISRVIGETMIVLMAVGINANLTFNPLNSVTTITVQIATLLTGDQDFNSVQTLAAYALSLVLFVITWLLNAFALFIMKRN, from the coding sequence ATGAATTTAATTATAGGCGTACCTGTTTTACTAATCCTTTTATTTTGTTTGAGTAGGTTTCAAGCAGTAAGTAAAGTTAAGTCTTATATATATTTGAGTTGTATTTGGATGTTAGCTTGTTTGTTACCACTCTATGGTGGTTATTTTATAATTTCTATTTCTATAGCGTTACTTTTTTTTATGCTGATTTTTATCTTTAAAGATAAAAGAAATAAGATGGTAAAATTTTTGTTATTTATGGCTTTAACCATATCACTTTTTATCACTTTATTTATAATGCTATCTATTTTTATTCAGTCCATTTCTTTTTTTAACAAAGTCGCTATTTCAGAATTCTTATTTTGCTTAAAATGGAAGCATAATGTAGCTATTATTGGTGAAGGAGAGGTGGGGTGTTTTGGTATAGCGCCACTTTTAGTGGGGACATTACTTATAACTATTGTAGCAATGTTAGTTGCGGTGCCGCTTGGTTTATTTTCTGCAATATATATTAGTGAGTATGCGAGTGAAAAAGTGCGTTATGTTATTAATACAGCCTTACAGGTTTTGTCTGCTATTCCTACTGTTGTATATGGATACTTCTCAGTTGTATTTTTGTCTTTTTTTATAAAGCAGGTAGCGAATTTTTTTAATCTAAGTATACACTCAGAAAGTGCTTTGATTGCTGGTTTATCGATTGGAATAATGATTCTTCCTTTTATTATTTCTTTGCTTGAAGATGCTATAAGATCTGTTCCAAAAAGTTTACGTTATGGTTTTATGGCGCTTGGCGCAACACCAGCGGAAACTATATGGCATATAACAATACCTTATGCAATTCCTACAATTTTAAGTGCAGTTTTATTATCAATTTCAAGGGTGATAGGTGAAACAATGATTGTACTAATGGCTGTGGGAATCAATGCAAATTTGACCTTTAATCCTCTCAATTCAGTTACTACTATCACTGTACAAATTGCTACATTACTTACCGGAGATCAGGATTTCAATAGTGTGCAAACTCTTGCTGCTTATGCGCTTAGTTTGGTGCTGTTTGTTATTACTTGGCTATTGAATGCATTTGCATTGTTTATAATGAAACGTAACTAG
- a CDS encoding F0F1 ATP synthase subunit epsilon: MNTFRVQFFSPDNRISFDEVVSLSVNGLKGELIILAYHSPYLIYLLPSIITVQMSNQIKEKVVIDNGVLEVVNNDCSILTNQIQVFDHLTHDEESLKNKRVSIYLSYLDVKSL, translated from the coding sequence ATGAACACTTTTAGAGTGCAATTTTTTTCTCCTGATAATCGAATTTCATTCGATGAAGTAGTTTCGCTTTCAGTGAACGGGCTTAAAGGGGAATTGATTATTTTAGCCTACCATTCCCCTTATTTAATTTATTTATTGCCTAGTATAATTACTGTTCAAATGAGTAACCAGATAAAGGAGAAAGTTGTAATTGACAATGGTGTATTAGAGGTTGTAAATAATGATTGTAGCATTCTAACAAATCAAATTCAGGTTTTTGATCATTTGACTCATGATGAGGAATCATTAAAAAATAAGAGAGTTAGTATATATTTAAGTTATCTTGATGTCAAATCTCTTTAG
- the atpD gene encoding F0F1 ATP synthase subunit beta — translation MSTGKVVKITQAVVDLKFEGELPKIFNALKSKLKCKGKELVLEVSQHIGDNIVRCIAMDSTYGMSRGDEFVDTGAPISVPVGRSTLGRIFNVVGELIDECGPLKGKYNLEPIHRSPPSFTEQKIQEEVLVTGIKVIDLLAPYLKGGKIGLFGGAGVGKTVLIMELINNIAKAHKGFSVFAGVGERTREGNDLYNEMITSNVIDINEHEKSQAVLVYGQMNEPPGARARVALTALTMAEYFRDHENQDVLFFVDNIFRFTQAGSEISALLGRIPSAVGYQPTLATDMGAMQERIASTTAGSITSVQAIYVPADDLTDPAPATTFSHLDATTVLSRKIAEMGIYPAVDPLDSTSQSLSAEIIGEEHYNVASEVKRILQTYKSLQDIITILGMDELSDEDKIIVDRARKIQKFLSQPFHVAEVFTGMSGKFVALSDTISSFKGIIEGKYDHLPEDAFYMVGSISEAIEKAESIKAEVGAGH, via the coding sequence ATGAGTACAGGTAAAGTAGTTAAAATAACTCAAGCAGTTGTTGATTTAAAATTTGAAGGTGAGTTACCTAAGATATTTAATGCTTTAAAAAGCAAACTAAAATGTAAGGGCAAGGAGCTAGTTTTAGAGGTTTCACAACATATAGGTGACAATATAGTTCGTTGCATTGCTATGGATAGCACATATGGTATGTCAAGAGGTGATGAGTTTGTTGATACAGGTGCACCAATATCAGTTCCGGTTGGACGCTCAACTTTAGGAAGGATTTTTAATGTTGTAGGGGAGCTTATAGATGAGTGTGGTCCTTTAAAAGGAAAGTATAATTTAGAACCTATACATAGATCACCTCCAAGTTTTACTGAGCAGAAGATACAGGAAGAGGTTTTAGTTACAGGAATAAAGGTTATAGATCTTCTTGCTCCTTATCTTAAAGGAGGAAAAATTGGCTTATTTGGTGGAGCTGGTGTTGGTAAAACAGTTCTGATAATGGAATTGATTAACAATATAGCAAAAGCTCATAAAGGATTTTCTGTGTTTGCTGGAGTAGGAGAGAGAACGCGTGAAGGTAATGATCTTTATAACGAGATGATTACTTCGAATGTAATAGATATAAATGAGCACGAAAAATCTCAAGCCGTTTTGGTTTATGGTCAAATGAATGAACCTCCTGGAGCAAGGGCTAGGGTTGCTTTAACAGCACTAACTATGGCGGAGTATTTTCGTGATCATGAAAATCAAGATGTTCTATTTTTTGTAGATAATATCTTCCGTTTTACTCAAGCTGGCTCTGAAATTTCTGCTTTGCTTGGAAGAATACCGTCGGCTGTTGGTTATCAGCCAACTCTTGCGACTGATATGGGCGCTATGCAAGAGAGAATAGCCTCAACTACTGCTGGTTCTATTACTTCTGTACAGGCTATATATGTTCCTGCAGACGATTTGACCGATCCAGCTCCAGCAACGACATTCTCTCATCTTGATGCCACTACAGTATTGTCAAGGAAGATAGCTGAAATGGGTATATACCCTGCTGTTGATCCACTTGATTCAACTTCTCAGTCTTTATCTGCTGAAATCATTGGTGAAGAACATTATAATGTGGCTTCTGAAGTGAAACGTATATTGCAAACTTATAAGTCGCTGCAAGATATTATCACAATACTTGGTATGGATGAACTATCTGATGAAGATAAAATTATTGTTGATAGAGCTCGTAAAATTCAGAAGTTTCTTTCTCAACCTTTTCATGTTGCGGAGGTATTTACTGGCATGTCTGGCAAATTTGTTGCACTTTCTGATACTATTTCTAGTTTTAAAGGAATTATTGAAGGTAAATATGATCATCTGCCAGAAGATGCTTTTTATATGGTGGGAAGTATAAGTGAAGCAATAGAAAAGGCTGAATCAATAAAAGCTGAAGTTGGAGCAGGACATTAA
- the rpmH gene encoding 50S ribosomal protein L34 yields MKRTLQAKNLIRKRRHGFRSRMSTKAGRKILNRRRSLGCNKLCA; encoded by the coding sequence ATGAAAAGAACATTACAAGCAAAAAATTTGATAAGAAAGCGTAGACACGGATTTCGTTCACGTATGTCAACAAAAGCTGGAAGAAAAATCCTTAATAGGCGCCGTTCATTAGGGTGTAACAAATTATGCGCATAG